The DNA region TTTTAGCAACTTAACGATAGATAGCGCAATGACATATATTATCTCCCGGGAGAAACTATGCAAGAGGTAAGTTTATCACTGCCATAATTATACGCGAAATTTTCCCCTTGGCAAGATAGGTCGATGTTTCACTTTTAACTCAGATAAAAAGCGCCAGCCCAAGAGCAGCGATAAGCCCGAGTGCGCTGCCGAATAAAAATGGTGCCCGGGGTCCGAACAGGCTCCAGAGCCCGCCGGCGATGAGCGATGCGGGTAAGAGCCCGATACCGGTAAGGGTGGCATGTAAGCCGATGAAAGTAGCCCTTTGTTCTTCGGGTGCGAGGTCGGTTACAAGCGCTTTTTCCTGCCCTTCGGTCAAGGCGCTGAAAAGTCCATAAACGGCAAACAGGATGTAGGGAAGGACCGGTAGACTTTCCGGTTTGAGAAAGGCGAAGCCCGAATAGACCAAGCCATAAATCCCATAGCCGATAACCAAAAGGCGTTTTCGGCCAATTTTATCGGACAGCCGGCCCGCGGGGTAAGAGAAAACTGCGTAGGTGATGTTGTAGATAAGGTAGAGGAGAAGGACCGAGATGGTCGTCCAGCCGATATTTTTCATTCTTAACAGAAGGAAACCGTTTGAGGAGTTGCCCAGGGCGAAACAGGTAACGATGATGAGAAAAGAGCGCAGTTTTGGGGTAAGACATTTCCAGGTTATTCTGAGTCGCGCGGGCGCACAAAGCGCCGCCTTCTTTTCCCGAACAAAAAAGAGGACAACGACCCCTAAAAACGCCGGGATTAATGACAGAAGAAAAATCCGCTGAAAGTCCGGCGGGGTAAGGTTTGCACCAAATCGCGATGTAAGGTAGATGGCGA from candidate division WOR-3 bacterium includes:
- a CDS encoding MFS transporter, producing the protein MFNIIITGFTSLLTDISTEMVYPLIPLYLATLGAQPAVLGLIEGFAESTASILKVFFGTISDRLQRRKPLAILGYSGSTIGKLLLYLSQNWGMVFAGRMIDRIGKGIRVAPRDALIADCTTATTRGRAFGLHRALDTLGAVFGVLLAIYLTSRFGANLTPPDFQRIFLLSLIPAFLGVVVLFFVREKKAALCAPARLRITWKCLTPKLRSFLIIVTCFALGNSSNGFLLLRMKNIGWTTISVLLLYLIYNITYAVFSYPAGRLSDKIGRKRLLVIGYGIYGLVYSGFAFLKPESLPVLPYILFAVYGLFSALTEGQEKALVTDLAPEEQRATFIGLHATLTGIGLLPASLIAGGLWSLFGPRAPFLFGSALGLIAALGLALFI